In Ovis canadensis isolate MfBH-ARS-UI-01 breed Bighorn chromosome 11, ARS-UI_OviCan_v2, whole genome shotgun sequence, one genomic interval encodes:
- the DRG2 gene encoding developmentally-regulated GTP-binding protein 2, with amino-acid sequence MGILEKISEIEKEIARTQKNKATEYHLGLLKAKLAKYRAQLLEPSKSSSSKGEGFDVMKSGDARVALIGFPSVGKSTFLSLMTSTASEAASYEFTTLTCIPGVIEYKGANIQLLDLPGIIEGAAQGKGRGRQVIAVARTADVVIMMLDATKGEVQRSLLEKELESVGIRLNKHKPNIYFKPKKGGGISFNSTVTLTQCSEKLVQLILHEYKIFNAEVLFREDCSPDEFIDVIVGNRVYMPCLYVYNKIDQISMEEVDRLARKPDSVVISCGMKLNLDYLLEMLWEYLALTCIYTKKRGQRPDFTDAIILRKGASVEHVCHRIHRSLASQFKYALVWGTSTKYSPQRVGLTHTMEHEDVIQIVKK; translated from the exons ATGGGAATCTTGGAGAAGATCTCCGAGATCGAGAAAGAGATCGCCCGCACGCAGAAGAATAAGG CCACTGAGTACCACCTTGGTCTGCTGAAGGCAAAACTTGCCAAGTATCGGGCCCAGCTCCTGGAGCCGTCCAAATCGTCCTCATCCAAAGGAGAGGGCTTTGATGTCATGAAGTCGGGCGATGCCCGTGTGGCACTGATCGGATTTCCCTCTGTGGGTAAG TCCACCTTCTTAAGTCTGATGACCTCCACCGCCAGCGAGGCTGCATCCTATGAATTTACAACCCTGACCTGCATCCCTGGGGTCATTGAA TACAAAGGCGCCAACATCCAGCTCCTGGATCTCCCTGGAATCATCGAAGGCGCAGCACAAG GGAAAGGCCGTGGCCGGCAGGTGATTGCTGTGGCCCGCACAGCTGATGTTGTCATCATGATGCTGGACGCCACCAAGGGCGAGGTTCAAAG GTCTCTGCTGGAAAAGGAGCTGGAGTCGGTGGGCATCCGCCTCAACAAGCACAAGCCCAACATCTACTTCAAG CCCAAGAAAGGAGGTGGCATCTCCTTCAACTCCACGGTTACGCTGACTCAGTGCTCAGAGAAGCTGGTGCAGTTGATCCTGCATGAGTACA AGATCTTCAACGCTGAGGTGCTCTTCCGAGAAGACTGCTCCCCAGACGAGTTCATAGACGTGATTGTGGGCAACCGCGTGTACATGCCATGCTTGTAT GTCTATAACAAGATTGACCAGATCTCGATGGAAGAAGTGGACCGCCTGGCCCGGAAACCCGACAGCGTGGTCATCAG CTGCGGCATGAAGCTGAACCTGGACTATCTGCTGGAGATGCTGTGGGAGTACCTGGCCCTGACCTGCATCTACACCAAGAAGAGAGGCC AGAGGCCAGACTTCACGGATGCCATCATTCTCCGGAAAGGGGCTTCTGTGGAGCACGTG TGCCACCGTATCCACCGGTCACTTGCCAGCCAGTTCAAGTACGCACTTGTGTGG ggcaccAGCACCAAGTACAGCCCGCAGCGGGTGGGCCTGACACACACCATGGAGCACGAGGACGTCATCCAGATTGTCAAGAAGtag
- the GID4 gene encoding glucose-induced degradation protein 4 homolog gives MPVRTECPPPAGASAASAASLIPPPPINTQQPGVATSLLYSGSKFRGHQKSKGNSYDVEVVLQHVDTGNSYLCGYLKIKGLTEEYPTLTTFFEGEIISRKHPFLTRKWDADEDVDRKHWGKFLAFYQYAKSFNSDDFDYEELKSGDYVFMRWKEQFLVPDHTIKDISGASFAGFYYICFQKSAASIEGYYYHRSSEWYQSLNLTHVPEHSAPIYEFR, from the exons ATGCCGGTCCGCACCGAGTGTCCCCCGCCGGCCGGTGCCTCGGCCGCCTCCGCCGCCTCGCTCATCCCGCCGCCGCCTATCAACACGCAGCAGCCCGGCGTGGCCACCAGCCTGCTCTACAGCGGCTCCAAGTTCCGCGGCCACCAGAAGAGCAAGGGGAACTCGTACGACGTGGAGGTAGTGCTGCAG CACGTGGACACGGGGAACTCCTACCTTTGCGGGTATCTGAAGATCAAAGGCCTTACTGAG GAGTACCCAACCCTCACGACCTTCTTTGAAGGAGAAATAATCAGCAGGAAGCACCCTTTCTTAACCCGCAAGTGGGACGCTGACGAGGACGTGGACCGGAAGCACTGG GGCAAGTTTCTGGCTTTTTATCAGTATGCAAAATCGTTTAACTCAGACGACTTTGATTACGAAGAGCTGAAGAGTGGGGACTATGTCTTCATGAGGTGGAAG GAGCAGTTCCTAGTCCCGGACCACACGATCAAGGACATCAGCGGTGCTTCCTTTGCGGGCTTCTATTACATCTGCTTCCAGAAGTCAGCGGCCTCCATAGAGGGCTACTACTACCACAGGAGCTCGGAGTG GTATCAGTCGCTAAATCTCACTCATGTTCCAGAACACAGCGCCCCCATCTACGAATTCCGGTGA
- the ATPAF2 gene encoding ATP synthase mitochondrial F1 complex assembly factor 2 isoform X3 translates to MWRSCLWLRDGGRRLLNRPRSGLTASEGLGRKPPIPFRAYVPPAERKKFYQNVSISQGEGGFEINLDHRKLRTPQGKLFTVPSEALAIAVATEWDSQQDTIKMYTMHLTTLCNTSLDNPTQRDKDQLIRAAVKFLDTDTVCYRVEEPETLVELQRNEWDPVISWAERRSRSGATSSGPTTTSCRSCGRARPPAPYSCISAPRAQPSSTSCCRGDAGPQPEMEMLWPVEAGLG, encoded by the exons ATGTGGAGGAGCTGCCTTTGGCTGCGGGATGGGGGGCGTCGCCTCCTGAACCGGCCCCGAAGTGGCCTCACCGCCTCCGAGGGGCTGGGGCGAAAGCCCCCTATCCCCTTCCGGGCCTACGTGCCCCCGGCAG AAAGGAAGAAGTTCTATCAGAATGTCAGCATCTCACAGGGTGAAG GTGGCTTCGAGATCAACCTGGACCACAGGAAGCTGAGGACGCCCCAGGGCAAGCTCTTCACTGTCCCCAGCGAGGCCCTGGCCATTGCCGTGGCCACTGAGTGGGACTCCCAGCAGGACACCATCAAGATGTACACCATGCACCTG ACCACACTGTGCAACACGTCTCTGGACAACCCCACCCAGCGGGACAAGGACCAGCTCATCCGGGCGGCCGTGAAGTTCTTGGACACCGACACTGTCTG CTACAGGGTGGAAGAACCAGAGACGCTGGTGGAGCTGCAGAGGAATGAGTGGGACCCAGTCATCAGCTGGGCCGAGAGGAG ATCCAGAAGTGGGGCAACATCGAGTGGGCCCACGACTACgagctgcaggagctgcgggCGCGCACGGCCGCCGGCACCCTATTCGTGCATCTCTGCTCCGAGAGCACAGCCATCAAGCACAAGCTGCTGCAGGGGTGACGCCGGCCCTCAGCCTGAGATGGAGATGCTGTGGCCAGTGGAGGCTGGTTTGGGCTGA
- the ATPAF2 gene encoding ATP synthase mitochondrial F1 complex assembly factor 2 isoform X1: MWRSCLWLRDGGRRLLNRPRSGLTASEGLGRKPPIPFRAYVPPAERKKFYQNVSISQGEGGFEINLDHRKLRTPQGKLFTVPSEALAIAVATEWDSQQDTIKMYTMHLTTLCNTSLDNPTQRDKDQLIRAAVKFLDTDTVCYRVEEPETLVELQRNEWDPVISWAERRYGVEIGSSTSIMGPSIPARTREVLVSHLASYNMWALQGIEFVVTQLKSLVLTLGLMDLHLTVEQAVLLSRLEEEYQIQKWGNIEWAHDYELQELRARTAAGTLFVHLCSESTAIKHKLLQG; encoded by the exons ATGTGGAGGAGCTGCCTTTGGCTGCGGGATGGGGGGCGTCGCCTCCTGAACCGGCCCCGAAGTGGCCTCACCGCCTCCGAGGGGCTGGGGCGAAAGCCCCCTATCCCCTTCCGGGCCTACGTGCCCCCGGCAG AAAGGAAGAAGTTCTATCAGAATGTCAGCATCTCACAGGGTGAAG GTGGCTTCGAGATCAACCTGGACCACAGGAAGCTGAGGACGCCCCAGGGCAAGCTCTTCACTGTCCCCAGCGAGGCCCTGGCCATTGCCGTGGCCACTGAGTGGGACTCCCAGCAGGACACCATCAAGATGTACACCATGCACCTG ACCACACTGTGCAACACGTCTCTGGACAACCCCACCCAGCGGGACAAGGACCAGCTCATCCGGGCGGCCGTGAAGTTCTTGGACACCGACACTGTCTG CTACAGGGTGGAAGAACCAGAGACGCTGGTGGAGCTGCAGAGGAATGAGTGGGACCCAGTCATCAGCTGGGCCGAGAGGAG ATACGGCGTGGAGATCGGCTCTTCCACCAGCATTATGGGGCCCAGCATCCCTGCCCGGACTCGGGAGGTGCTGGTCAGCCATTTGGCCTCTTACAACATGTGGGCCCTGCAGG GGATTGAGTTTGTGGTGACCCAGCTCAAGTCCCTGGTGCTGACCTTGGGGCTGATGGACCTGCACCTGACGGTGGAGCAGGCCGTCCTTCTGTCGCGCCTGGAGGAGGAGTACCAG ATCCAGAAGTGGGGCAACATCGAGTGGGCCCACGACTACgagctgcaggagctgcgggCGCGCACGGCCGCCGGCACCCTATTCGTGCATCTCTGCTCCGAGAGCACAGCCATCAAGCACAAGCTGCTGCAGGGGTGA
- the ATPAF2 gene encoding ATP synthase mitochondrial F1 complex assembly factor 2 isoform X2 translates to MWRSCLWLRDGGRRLLNRPRSGLTASEGLGRKPPIPFRAYVPPAERKKFYQNVSISQGEGGFEINLDHRKLRTPQGKLFTVPSEALAIAVATEWDSQQDTIKMYTMHLTTLCNTSLDNPTQRDKDQLIRAAVKFLDTDTVCYRVEEPETLVELQRNEWDPVISWAERRYGVEIGSSTSIMGPSIPARTREVLVSHLASYNMWALQDPEVGQHRVGPRLRAAGAAGAHGRRHPIRASLLREHSHQAQAAAGVTPALSLRWRCCGQWRLVWAEPERGYQ, encoded by the exons ATGTGGAGGAGCTGCCTTTGGCTGCGGGATGGGGGGCGTCGCCTCCTGAACCGGCCCCGAAGTGGCCTCACCGCCTCCGAGGGGCTGGGGCGAAAGCCCCCTATCCCCTTCCGGGCCTACGTGCCCCCGGCAG AAAGGAAGAAGTTCTATCAGAATGTCAGCATCTCACAGGGTGAAG GTGGCTTCGAGATCAACCTGGACCACAGGAAGCTGAGGACGCCCCAGGGCAAGCTCTTCACTGTCCCCAGCGAGGCCCTGGCCATTGCCGTGGCCACTGAGTGGGACTCCCAGCAGGACACCATCAAGATGTACACCATGCACCTG ACCACACTGTGCAACACGTCTCTGGACAACCCCACCCAGCGGGACAAGGACCAGCTCATCCGGGCGGCCGTGAAGTTCTTGGACACCGACACTGTCTG CTACAGGGTGGAAGAACCAGAGACGCTGGTGGAGCTGCAGAGGAATGAGTGGGACCCAGTCATCAGCTGGGCCGAGAGGAG ATACGGCGTGGAGATCGGCTCTTCCACCAGCATTATGGGGCCCAGCATCCCTGCCCGGACTCGGGAGGTGCTGGTCAGCCATTTGGCCTCTTACAACATGTGGGCCCTGCAGG ATCCAGAAGTGGGGCAACATCGAGTGGGCCCACGACTACgagctgcaggagctgcgggCGCGCACGGCCGCCGGCACCCTATTCGTGCATCTCTGCTCCGAGAGCACAGCCATCAAGCACAAGCTGCTGCAGGGGTGACGCCGGCCCTCAGCCTGAGATGGAGATGCTGTGGCCAGTGGAGGCTGGTTTGGGCTGAGCCAGAGCGCGGGTACCAGTGA